One window of Dermacentor andersoni chromosome 7, qqDerAnde1_hic_scaffold, whole genome shotgun sequence genomic DNA carries:
- the eIF3k gene encoding eukaryotic translation initiation factor 3 subunit K, which yields MAFIGTDYSKQPLQPLGMPHAEAMRHQVAQMLKGIDRYNPENLVRLEQYVRVQASENVYDLEANLAVLKLYQFNPVNFNKDVAVAILLKALTNLPHTDFVLCKCLIDQEKLSDKEIQLALHLHYLLEMCDFQKFWESVKGKALLQTISGFNDSVRKFVCYVVNMTYQHIDKSLLSDFLDVTGPELQMWIQRNGWQDLGNGSVFVANQEEIVKTKNITEKIDFESVEAIMSSCR from the exons ATGGCTTTTATCGGTACCGACTACTCGAAACAGCCGCTACAGCCGCTTGGTATGCCGCACGCCGAGGCAATGCGTCACCAAGTAGCGCAGATGTTGAAAGGCATCGACAG GTATAACCCTGAGAACCTGGTCCGGCTCGAGCAGTATGTGCGAGTTCAAGCTAGCGAAAACGTCTACGATCTGGAGGCCAACTTGGCAGTGCTGAAGCT TTACCAGTTCAACCCTGTAAACTTCAACAAGGATGTGGCCGTCGCCATCCTCCTCAAAGCACTCACGAACTTGCCTCACACAGACTTCGTGCTCTGCAAGTGTCTCATCGACCAGGAAAAG ctttcaGACAAAGAGATTCAGCTGGCACTACATTTGCACTACCTGCTCGAGATGTGCGACTTCCAAAAATTTTGG GAATCAGTAAAGGGAAAGGCACTGTTGCAGACCATCAGTGGATTTAATGACTCCGTCAGAAAGT TCGTCTGCTACGTGGTGAACATGACCTACCAGCACATCGACAAGTCCCTGCTCTCGGACTTCCTTGACGTGACTG GTCCGGAACTGCAGATGTGGATCCAGCGCAACGGCTGGCAGGATCTGGGCAACGGCTCGGTTTTTGTGGCCAACCAGGAGGAAATTGTCAAGACCAAGAACATCACCGAGAAGATCGATTTTGAGA GTGTCGAAGCTATTATGTCTAGTTGTCGCTGA